The Salvelinus namaycush isolate Seneca chromosome 5, SaNama_1.0, whole genome shotgun sequence genome segment CCACTTAAGCAGGCGTGCTTGCGCTGACGTTGAGACACCCACACAATAGGACCTCCCCCCCTTTACAAATAGCAGCTGCCCACACTCACTCAATGTACCTGCTACACTGACAGCGCGCTGTGATGGTTTCAGACTCCATATATAGGCATTCCTGTCAGAGCTCTGATTCAAGCAGCCCCCCCTTTCCTCAGCCTCCAATTCAGatgggagcgagcgagcgagcgtgaTGGACAGTTATGCAGAAATAATGCTTCAGAACCTAATTATACAGCAGGTGGATAAATCATGTACTATCAATCACTAACTAGTACCCAGTGCAAGTTCTGTGCTCTTCACATCATGGAGGGTACATTTGGGTAAAAATCATTAGATGACTGATGGGCTTTGCAATGTTACAGTGTAAATGAATCCTGCCACCTCTCTCGTCTCCTTTGACATTTATTACAGTCACCCCCCCAGGTCCCTGAAACCTAATCTCAGCAGCAGCGCTGCAGGAACAGGGTACAAATATGAGACCCTTCAACACCTTAAAAACTAAACCTGGAGAGACAAAGCCTTGCCATACCATGCTGGTTCCTGCAACCGAACATTTTGTTCCAGCACCATACCAGTCACTGCAGTGAGCCTCCTGGATGTGAGCGCTGCAGAGACAATGGAGCAGTTCAGCTATCGCCTGTCATCTTGTGGCCAAGAAAATTAGTACACTTTTAAATACCTTGCAGCATTTGGTGAAGCCAAATCCATAAGGGatcctagctttcacctggattcacctggtcagtcagtcatggaaagagcaggtgttcttaatctTTGGTCAAGTACAGTAGTTCCCAGATCCATCCGTGTTCAAGGTGTCCTCTTCCTTCCTTGATACCCTCATCAAACGTGTTATGAGTACAACGCTGTGGTGGGAATGCAAATACATGGTTCCAGAAGCACAGCCAGAATGCCATTAGCCACACACACTCAGTTTTGACAGATGGCAAGCAAAAGAAGATGCAGCAATTTGTATAACAAATTCCTTTAATAAAACGGGTTGGGCTTGGTTTAATCAAGAGAGGAGATGCATTCCTTAAATCAAATATTTTAACTCTGGAGGCAAAACATGAATCTTGCTGAGAAAACTGGCATAAATACACTCATACACTTAAAATCATTCATAATAACAAACGTTTATTTCGCTTAGCAATACAGAGCAAAATGACAGTTATgacagaatgtgtgtgtatgtgagtggtaTGTGTAGGTTACAGGGTCAGTATAAATACATCGGTAGGATAGAGGGCGGCTCTCATTTCTTCTTCACTGACACTGCCTCGTCTGCAGCTGCTGCCTCCGCTCTcaacctctcctccttctcctccaggaAAGTATTGTACTCCTCGGCCGATAAACTGAAGgtgggatgagagggagggaaggagagagggatcaaAAGAGGGGAGGAAAAATAAAGTAGTCCTAACTGAATAACGGTGCGTCACAACAGAACCATAACAATGCCAATGATGACAATGACACTTATTCCCAGTCTATCAATGCATATGAGAGTACAATAGAATACCAAAGtgtgagtcataatacccataaaacctagcggtcaaacaaggaaatggttccacaTTTTTCCCCCCCACCATTCATTTCTctcataggggattttagaaacatttcaaaataagggctgtgtttcatgtaggcttaccctggcgtgatgttttgataacctgTAAAGCTCTTGGACAAGGCAACCTTTAccaatatattcgcctgtatttacccccaaaaatgaaacacaaattagctgctaatgtggccatcataaagaactacaaatgccatgatttGAATGAGACTGCaaaatcgaggcaaaggtaagaatctctggatgaaCTAATGTTATCTACATTAGGAATtcataaattggctacatttctttaaatggacaaatCTGAAAAACGGTCTTGTGCAAGtcttaaattgacacaatacctgttagctaAGATGTCAGCTAGAGAtaacgtgcaggagcttgcagggatttgtcttgcatgatgtctactttgatgctaattagcattttcaaaaCAGAGTAAATAGAACCTTTATATtgtgataaaagtcaccttgtccgacagagatttacacagttatcaacaCGTCATGCTAAGGTAagtctacacgaaacacagcccttatttgaagtgtttctaaaattccctatggggaaaattaatggtggaaaaatgattggaaccatttccctgtttgaccacaaggttttatgggtattatgacaactccactgtggggctctatagagTATGACCCTATAGTTTATCATTACTATGTATTGTACCAATATTATTAATGTGTGTGCGTCACAGTGCTTTAGTGCTGAATCCCATTTATGACATTAATGACACTGGACACTTTGAGAGAGGAGGGTCTTACTCGTTGACGATCTCAATGCCCAACGAGCGAGCCGAGCCGATGATGCTCTTGACAACAGTCTCTATGGAAGCGTTCTGCATCTTGAAGGCCTCGTCCTGGGCCTTGACCTGAGCAATCTCATACACCGCCCTTACAGACACCTTCCCTGCTATCTCATGGcctagagatggagaaagagatggagtccAGAATGGGAATAAGATGAAGAAACTGAGGGGAAACGATAGACAAGAAACCAAGGGGAGCAGAGGGTGGAAGAAAGAAAAGTTGGGGACCAAAGGAGAGCCGAGTGTGGGAGGAAACGAAGGAGCGATCGGAGAGAGGGAGTAGCCGGTGCAGACGGGGGAAATCCATAATTCTCTTTCTTCAGCCCACCACCTCTCCCACTACCTTCCTGCCTGTAATTGCCTGGCTTAAAGTTCCCCCGTCGATCATAAATATATCATCAATCAAAGACATTCAATCTCAGCCCTAACGCCCTGTGGGAGACGTCATCTGTCTGTCCGTCCCTCCGGTACAGGGCTAGTCTggcctcagacagacagacatttacaGCAATAGAGTAAATGGAAGAACAGAGTGGCACCAGTCAACAAGGTCCAAACCTTACCTGTTTTGCTGGCTCCTTTCTGGATGCCAGCCGCCTGCTTGAGGAAGTAGGACACTGTGGGTTGGCCAATCGTCAGGTCATACGTCCTGTCAGGCTGCAGGGAGGGGGAGCGGTGGTGAGGGACAGAGTTTTAGATGCCTTTTAATCCATCAATCAAGGTGTGCTCAAATAGGAATGGACGCTTTATGAAGTGGAAAGTTGCTCTCACAACCTCGGCTCTGCATTACCTTGTCAATGGAATGATCTATCATTAGTGACTTCACATTGAAATGACACCATTTGTCCCCATCTATGAAATAGCCATTAGTTGGGACGGCCCAATGATCCAGGCATGGATCTGGTAGACATCCAAGAATTACTCTCGATTTAGGGATGGTGACTTTGTAAAATAAGATTTGCTACTTCTTTATTTTTGTTGAACAGGATGAGTCAGACGGGGAGAGAGAAATGAACACAAGACAGATCAAGGCTGCAAAGGATCCAACCGCACTGTGGCACGCCAGGGAGAGACACATCCACTACACTAGCTAAACTAAGTCTGTCTGGGAGATCGCATTAGAGGGTGAAGCTCATCAatacatcatatatatatatatatacacacacacacacactacatatccaaaagtatgtggacacgtgctCGTAGAACaagaacatctcattccaaaatcatgggcattaatatggagttggtcccccctttactgctataacagcctccgctcttctgggaaggctttccactaggtgTTGGAACagtgctgctgggacttgcttccattcagccacaagaacattagtgaggtcgggcactgatgttgggcgattaggccaggcttgcagtcggcgttccaattcatcccaaaggtgttcgatggggttgaagtcagggctttgtgcaggccagtcaagttcttccacaccaatctcgacaaaccacttctgtatggacctcgctttgtgcacggtggcattgtcatgctgaaacgggaaagggccttccccaaactgttgccacaaatgtATATGCTCTGCTGTAATgtaaagatttcccttcactggaactaaggggcctagcccgaaccatgaaaaacagccccagaccattattcctcctccaccaaactttacagttggcactatgcattgtggggcaggtagcgttctcctggcaactgccaaacccagatttgtcagtcggaccgccagatggtgaagcgtgattcatccctccagagaacacgtttccactgctccaaagtcgcttggcattgcgcatggtgatcttaggcttgtgtgctgctcgccatggaaacccatttcatgaagctcccgatgagcagttcttgtgctgacgttgcttccagaggcagtttggaactcggtagtgagtgttgcaaccgaggacagacggccccgttctgtgagcttgtgcggctaccacttcgcggctgagccgttgttgcttctagatgttttcacaataacagcacttacagttgaccggggcagctctagcagggcagaaatttgactgactgacttgttggaaaggtggcatcctatgacggtgccacgttgaaagtcactgagctcttcagtaaggccattctactgccaatgtttgtctatggcgtttgcatggctgtgtgcttgattttatacacctgtcaacaacgggtgtggctgaaatagccaaatccattattttgaaggggtgtccacatgcttttgtatatatattgtattatatGAAGCCAAACAAAGTGCATGAATGATAAATACTCTGTGGAGATCGACATGGCAAGGGAAATTCTACTGTACACAAAAGAACATTTGTGTATTGAGATGCTCGTAGTGACCAGCAGATGGAGCCCATGAGTAACAAAAATGATTCTATCCTTTTATATGCTCTAAATTCTGTGCAACTTTTACATCCCCCTGGATACTGCTTAATGAATGCAAATGGAAAAGCATTCTTCAGTGTAACAGTATGAATAATGGAGGTTCTTGGGTAATGTATGCAGCCAGTGAAATCAGGCAGGATCTCTGAAAGGGCAAGCTGTAGGGGGCAGGGGCGGGTACACTGAGTAGGTTGCATGCCCTAAgtctggtttaaaaaaaaaaaactttaaaaaaaacacacctTAACGTGGATCTTGATGGGCAGAGGGATTCCTTCCTTGAGCTCTTTGGTCTTGTCGTTGAAGTCCTTGCAGAACTGGCCGATGGGGATGCCCTTCTGATGGAGACAGCAGGAGAGAATACAGTGAAGACAGACCGAGACGggcaaacattttttttaatggatGAGGTGTCTGGAGCTGCAAACATCCATCAGAGTGTCACTTACGGTAGATGCAGTGCGCTGCTGGAATACCAATGACTAGCCTGGGTCTGTCAATCAATCACAGGGCTTCTCAGAGCGGGCTGATTGTATGAGCACGCATGGCCACCCCGGGGAGTGAGAGCATCTGCAAGTGTGGTTGAGTCATTGTTTCTGTAGTTTTTGTGGGGGTggttgtttttgtgttggttgtgtactcaactgtgtgtgtgtgtgtgtgtgtatgtcagggtATGACAGAATGCATGTGCTTGGCCGGTGCCTGGGAGACCATGTGATAAATGAGCCTCCTGTTTCCAGTGCCTGCCAGGCAAACAGAGAAAGCGAAATGGATGGGTGACATTAAGTCGACGTGCACCCCCACTCCCTCTCCTAAGCCTACCTCCACACTCTCCTAAGCCTACCTCCACACTCTCCTAAGCCTACCTCCACACTCTCCTAAGCCTACCTCCACACTCTCCTAAGCCTACCTCCACACTCTCCTAAGCCTACCTCCACACTCTCCTAAGCCTACCTCCACACTCTCCTAAGCCTACCTCCACACTCTCCTTAGCCTACCTCCACACTCTCCTAAGCCTACCTCCACACTCTCCTAAGCCTACCTCCACACTCTCCTAGCCTACCTCCACACTCTCCTAAGCCTACCTCCACACTCTCCTAAGCCTACCTCCACACTCTCCTAAGCCTACCTCCACACTCTCCTAAGCCTACCTCCACACTCTCCTAAGCCTACCTCCACACTCTCCTAAGCCTACCTCCACACTCTCCTAAGCCTACCTCCACACTCTCCTAAGCCTACCTCCACACTCTCCTTAGCCTACCTCCACACTCTCCTAAGCCTACCTCCACACTCTCCTAAGCCTACCTCCACACTCTCCTAGCCTACCTCCACACTCTCCTAGCCTACCTCCACACTCTCCTAAGCCTACCTCCACACTCTCCTAAGCCTACCTCCACACTCTCCTAAGCCTACCTCCACACTCTCCTAAGCCTACCTCCACACTCTCCTAAGCCTACCTCCACACTCTCCTAAGCCTACCTCCACACTCTCCTAAGCCTACCTCCACACTCTCCTAAGCCTACCTCCACACTCTCCTAAGCCTACCTCCACACTCTCCTAAGCCTACCTCCACACTCTCCTAAGCCTACCTCCACACTCTCCTAAGCCTACCTCCACACTCTCCTAAGCCTACCTCCACACTCTCCTAAGCCTACCTCCACACTCTCCTAAGCCTACCTCCACACTCTCCTAAGCCTACCTCCACACTCTCCTAGCCTACCTCCACACTCTCCTAAGCCTACCTCCACACTCTCCTAAGCCTACCTCCACACTCTCCTAAGCCTACCTCCACACTCTCCTAAGCCTACCTCCACACTCTCCTAGCCTAcctccacacacaaacacagcacaaTAAGCCATTCCTCAGAGTTGCATTGGGAGGGAATGACTATAAAGCAATCTAATTACCGCTGCTGAAATGTAAACTGACCACCGCCATCCTTGTCCTAGGGCAACACACAAGCTCTGATTGAAATGTTCATTTCAGAGTATGCGAGGAACGagaaaaacagatttttacaGTTGAATGGAGCTTATGTGCTGCCGTGATGGACCGTGTTGAACACTGCCTGCAGATCTTAATAAATGTCTCGAATGAAAAGCCATTCATCCCAGCAGACATTCGTCAATGACAGGAGGAGTATGACCTTTATTTGGGACTAAAGGAGCGGAAAAACTAGTTTTAGCTTCACTCCGTATCTTTTGATACTTTTTTTAACATTCATTCAAAAACTCCTAATGAGTGTAAATCAATCGGTTAATCCATCCAATCAATCTTACTGCCTCTATGCATCTTCTCTCAGCCTTTAAAAAACCCCAACCTGAATGAAGTTACAACTTTGTCACAGCTGATATTGTTATAGAGCAGATGAGGCCCATTTGAATTATAATATCTCACTCATGAAATGAAACCATAAAGTCCCTGGAGCCTCTCCCTCTGATTTGATTAACAGGAATCCCATGTCAACCTCACTGCCGTCTATTGCCTTGccttccctcccctcctgctTCCCTCCCACTTCCGCCTCCCCTCCTCCTATAAAAAACAGAGCTAAACAAACAAATGgggaggaaggatggagagaaaATGTCTAATTAAATATGGATTACTATAAAAGGTTAGGATGTTGGGGAGCAAGTCGAAGCAAGGCGCTGCCTCACACAGATCTGGGCTCCCCTTTCTTCTGTTCCCGGCAGATAATGATCCGTCAGAGACTCTACGGCCAAGGAACAATGACATGAAAATCCACACAGACTAGCAGAGAGTAGAGGAGACGGGTCTAATGTGGTTATAAAGTGCTTAAGCACAGACAGAGGGACATGCAccgagtcagacagacagataagcATTTCTGCTTAAGATCGACACAGAGGATGACATAAAAGGGTCACAGACCGGCAGAGATGCTGTCCCATGGTGTTAGAAACATAttaaggggggagagagagagtgatatagagagagatgCCGAGagacagaaaacctgagtctttgccttcactatggtgaatcactaaaacaatacagaaatacacaacGGAAAAAGAaagaacagcacgtcagaaatcagctcaatgtaattgaagaatccatagactaacCACTTTTGGGAAAATTAGAAAACACTAAAAcaacaaagagttatctatccaaaacggagatgtatggctaaaccacttctccaatctttttggccctataacaaagagcaaaaacatatgactaaatacaaatcttagaatcaactattaaatactaccagaacccactggattctccaactacatttaatgaactacaggacaaaatacaaaccctccaacccaaaaaggcctgtggtgttgatggtatcctcaatgaaatgatagacaacaaattccaattggctatactttactttaactctttaacatcatccttagctctggcatcttccccaatatttggaaccaaggactgatcaccccaatccacaaaagtggagataaatttgaccccaataactaccgtgggatatgcgtcaactgcaaccttgggaaaatcctgtgcattatcattaacagcagactcgtacatttcctcagtgaaaacaatgtactgagcaaatgtcaaataggCTTTTAACCAAATGACTATaagacagaccacgtattcaccctgcacaccctaattgacaaacaatcAAACCAAAACAACGGCAaaatcttctcatgctttgttgattccaaaaaagcctttgactcaatttggcatgagggtctgctatacaaattgatggaaagtggtgttggaggaaaaacatactacattataaaatccatgtacacaaacaagtgtgcgcttaaaattggcaaaaaacgcATTACTTTCCACATgttcgtggggtgagacagggttgcagcttaagccccacccacttcaacatatatatcaacgaacgagaacagtctgcagcacccggcctcaccctactagaatctgaagtcaactGTCTACTGcttgatctggtgcttctgtccccaaccaaggagggtctaaagcagcacctagatcttctgcacagattctgtcagacctgggccctaacAGTAAATCTCagcaagacaaaaataatggtgttccaaaaaaggtccagttgccaggaccaaataaactcagcaaaaaagaaacatcctctcactgtcaacgaCGTTTATTTTCAGTatacttaacatgtgtaaatatgtgtatgaacataacaagattcaacaactgagacataaactgaacaagttccacagacatgtgactaacagaaatggaataatgtgtccctgaacaagggggggggggggggtcaaaatcaaaagtaacagtcagtatctggtttggccaccagctgcattaagtactgcagtgcatctcctcctcatggactgcaccagatttgccagttattgctgtgagatgttaccccactcttccaccaatacacctgcaagttcccagacatttctgtgggaatggccctagccctcaccctccgatccaacaggtcccagacgtgctcaatgtgattgagatctgggcttttcgctggccatggcagaacactgacattcctgtcttgcaggaaatcacgcgcAGATCAAGCAGTATGgctagtggcattgtcatgctaaagagtaatgtcaggatgagcctgcaggaatggtaccacatgagggaggaggatgtcttccctgtaacacacagcgttgagattgcctgcaatgacaacaagctcagcccGATGaggctgtgacacactgccccagaccatgatggaccctccacctccaaatcgatcccgctccagagtacatgcctcggtgtaacgctcatttcttcgacgatacacgcgaatctgaccatcccccctggtgagacaaaaccgtgactcgtcagtgaagagcactttttgccagtcctgtctggtccatcgacggtgggtttgtgcccataggcgacgttgttgccggtgaggacctgccttacaacaggcctacatgccctcagtccagcctctctcagcctattgtggacagtctgagcacagatggagggattgtgcgttcctggtgtaactcaggcagttgttgccatcctgtacctgtcccgcaggtgtgatgttcggatgtaccgatcctgtacaggtgttgttacacgtggtcttgccactgcgaggacgatcagctgtccgtcctgtcttgctgtagtgctgtcttaggcgtcaaCATAGTACGGACATTGctatttattgccctggccacatctgtagtACCTCATGCCtcattgcagcatgcctaaggcacgttcacacagatgagcagggaccctgggcatctttcttttggtgtttttccagagtcagcagaaaggcctctttagtgtcctaagttttcataactgttaccttaattgcctaccatctaagatgttagtgtcttaacgacatgttaattgtttatggttcattgaacaagcatgagaaacagtgtttaaaccctttacaatgaagatctgttaagttatttggattttaacAAATTATCTGTGAAAGACAGGGTcatgaaaaagggacatttatttttttgctgagtttacaaatTCCATccagacaccgttgccctagagcacacaaaaaacgacacataccttggcctaaacatcaacgccacagataacttccacaaagctgtgaatgatctgagagacaaggcaagaagggcattctatgccatcaaaaggaacataaaattcaacattccaattaggatctggctaaaaatacttgaatcagttatagaactcaTATTGTTGTGCCCTTTattgttgtgaggtctggggtccgctcaccaaccaagaattcccAAAATGGGttaaacaccaaattgagacactgcatgcagaattccGCAAAAATATCtatgtacaatgtaaaacaccaaataatgcatgcagagcagatttaggccgatacccgctaattatcaaaatccagaaaagagacgttaaattctacaatcaccgaaaaggaagcgattcccaaatctTCTCttacaaagccatcacctacagagatgaACCTgaagaagagtcccctaagcaagctggctctggtgctctgttcacaaactcgaacagaccccacagagccccaaggacagcaacacaattagacccaaccaaatcatgagaaaacaaaaagataattacttgacacactggaaagaataaacaaaactgagcaaactagaatgctatttggccctaaacaaagagtacacagcggcagaataactgaccactgtgactgacccaaacctaaggaaagctttgactatgtaccaACTCAgagagcatagccttgctattgaaaaAGGTTtttgtaggcagacctggctctcaagagaagacaggctatgtgcacaatgcccacaaaatgaggtggaacctgagctgcacttcctaacctcctgccaaatgtatgaccattttagagacacatttttcccctcagattacacagacccgcAAAGAATTCGAAAAGAAACCCAATTTTGATTAActtccatatctactgggtgaaataccacagtgtgccatcacagctgcaagatttgtgacctgttgccacaagaaaagggcaaccagggAAGAACAAACACAATCCAcatgtttattttcccttttgtactgcAAATAGTTCAACGCTGTAGATAGACagttgtcggaagtttacatacaccttagccaaatacatttaaactcagtttcacaactcctgacatttaatcctagtaaaaattccatcttaggtcagttaggatcaccactttattttaacaatttgaaatgtcagaataatagtagagagaatggtttatttcagcttttatttctttcatcacattccctgtgggtcagaagtttacatatactcaattagtatttggcagcattgcctttaaattgtttaacttgggtcaaacgtttaaggtagccttccacaagcttcccacaataagttgggtgaattttgggccattcctcctgacagagctggtgtaaccaagtcaggtttgtagacctccttgctcgcacacactttttcagttctgcccacacattttctataggattgaggtcagggcgttgtgatggctattccaataccttgactttgttgtctttaagccattttgccacaactttggaagtatgcttgtggtcattgtccatttggaagacccatttgcgaccaagctttaacttcctgactgatgtcttgagatgccatctattttgtgaagtgcaccagtcccatcTTCaacaaagcaccccaacaacatgatgctgccacccccatgcttcacggtggggat includes the following:
- the mrpl11 gene encoding 39S ribosomal protein L11, mitochondrial isoform X2; translated protein: MSKISKAAKAVKKVDMGGVIRAIVRSGQAAPGPPLGPVLGQKGIPIGQFCKDFNDKTKELKEGIPLPIKIHVKPDRTYDLTIGQPTVSYFLKQAAGIQKGASKTGHEIAGKVSVRAVYEIAQVKAQDEAFKMQNASIETVVKSIIGSARSLGIEIVNDLSAEEYNTFLEEKEERLRAEAAAADEAVSVKKK
- the mrpl11 gene encoding 39S ribosomal protein L11, mitochondrial isoform X1; translation: MKLRTISTADRERWRETTMSKISKAAKAVKKVDMGGVIRAIVRSGQAAPGPPLGPVLGQKGIPIGQFCKDFNDKTKELKEGIPLPIKIHVKPDRTYDLTIGQPTVSYFLKQAAGIQKGASKTGHEIAGKVSVRAVYEIAQVKAQDEAFKMQNASIETVVKSIIGSARSLGIEIVNDLSAEEYNTFLEEKEERLRAEAAAADEAVSVKKK